The Halosimplex litoreum genome has a window encoding:
- a CDS encoding ribbon-helix-helix domain-containing protein, which produces MERVTLRIPKQQIEEVERMVETGEYPNRSEAIRAAVREKLNEQDGSKERPSEKRKRRSFQRA; this is translated from the coding sequence ATGGAGCGTGTGACACTACGGATTCCGAAGCAGCAGATCGAAGAGGTCGAGCGAATGGTCGAAACGGGGGAGTACCCCAACCGGAGCGAGGCCATCCGGGCGGCCGTCCGCGAGAAACTGAACGAGCAGGACGGGAGCAAGGAGCGCCCCTCGGAAAAGCGCAAGCGGCGCAGCTTCCAGAGGGCCTGA
- the ftsZ gene encoding cell division protein FtsZ has protein sequence MQDIVKEALERDEAEQQQMEEQEGDGFGDPRIVIVGCGGAGNNTVNRLYNIGVDGADTVAINTDKQHLQMIEADTKILVGKSLTSGLGAGGDPEMGKRATEMAQGTIEEVLGDADLVFVTAGMGGGTGTGAAPVVSNIAKDQGAIVVGMVSTPFNVERARTVKAEKGLETLRSEADSIIVLDNNRLLDYVPNLPIGKAFSVMDQIIAETVKGISETITQPSLINLDYADMTAIMNQGGVAVMLVGETQDKNKTEEVVKDAMNHPLLDVDYRGATGGLVHITGGPDLALKEAEGIAQNITERLDASANVIWGARIEEEYKGKVRVMAIMTGVKSAQVLGPTTQKQADKSRQALDDVDDSTFDASQNVDTEFGDSGGMGGGGGHGGAGGNSGGEPDYGHTDGGRDNLEKNNGLDVIRPD, from the coding sequence ATGCAGGACATCGTCAAGGAAGCCCTCGAACGCGACGAGGCCGAACAGCAGCAGATGGAGGAGCAGGAGGGCGACGGGTTCGGTGACCCCCGGATCGTCATCGTCGGTTGCGGTGGCGCGGGCAACAACACCGTCAATCGCCTGTACAACATCGGCGTCGACGGTGCCGACACCGTCGCCATCAACACCGACAAGCAGCACCTCCAGATGATCGAGGCCGACACGAAGATCCTGGTCGGCAAGTCGCTGACCTCCGGACTCGGCGCCGGTGGCGACCCCGAGATGGGCAAGCGCGCCACCGAGATGGCCCAGGGTACCATCGAGGAAGTCCTGGGCGACGCCGACCTCGTCTTCGTCACCGCCGGTATGGGCGGCGGGACGGGGACCGGCGCGGCGCCGGTCGTCTCGAACATCGCCAAAGACCAGGGCGCCATCGTCGTCGGCATGGTCTCGACGCCGTTCAACGTCGAGCGCGCCCGCACGGTCAAGGCCGAGAAGGGGCTGGAGACCCTCCGCAGCGAGGCGGACTCCATCATCGTGCTGGACAACAATCGCCTGCTGGACTACGTCCCGAACCTGCCCATCGGCAAGGCCTTCTCCGTGATGGACCAGATCATCGCCGAGACGGTCAAGGGCATCTCGGAGACGATCACCCAGCCCTCGCTCATCAACCTGGACTACGCCGACATGACCGCCATCATGAACCAGGGCGGCGTCGCGGTGATGCTCGTCGGCGAGACTCAGGACAAGAACAAGACCGAGGAAGTGGTGAAAGACGCGATGAACCATCCGCTGCTCGACGTGGACTACCGCGGGGCCACCGGCGGCCTCGTCCACATCACCGGCGGCCCGGACCTCGCGCTGAAAGAGGCCGAGGGCATCGCGCAGAACATCACCGAGCGCCTCGACGCGAGCGCCAACGTCATCTGGGGCGCCCGCATCGAGGAGGAGTACAAGGGCAAGGTTCGGGTCATGGCCATCATGACCGGCGTCAAGTCCGCGCAGGTCCTCGGTCCGACGACCCAGAAGCAGGCCGACAAGTCCCGGCAGGCGCTCGACGACGTGGACGACTCGACCTTCGACGCCAGCCAGAACGTCGACACCGAGTTCGGCGATTCGGGCGGCATGGGCGGCGGTGGCGGCCACGGCGGTGCCGGCGGGAACTCGGGCGGCGAGCCCGACTACGGCCACACCGACGGCGGTCGCGACAACCTCGAGAAGAACAACGGGCTGGACGTCATCCGCCCGGACTGA
- a CDS encoding double zinc ribbon domain-containing protein codes for MSKITFRADDDLIERLEGFDASKSEIMREALREYLGEASDTRPSATATESTPTADASDTSESIDDLIAERVDAIVADRLDGVFTPSQPQDINVNIALDGENAASTRSETEASPTPTAEASGTDPGRKTGADTGENTPDDPDHSCAKCGETVSAGHVYCPNCGEKASHRVFCDCGDELRSDWGFCPSCGRRTPAADVLDQS; via the coding sequence ATGAGTAAGATAACCTTCCGCGCGGACGACGATCTCATCGAGCGACTCGAGGGGTTCGACGCCTCGAAGAGCGAGATCATGCGGGAGGCCCTGCGGGAGTATCTGGGCGAGGCGTCGGACACGCGACCGAGCGCGACAGCGACCGAATCGACGCCGACCGCCGACGCGTCGGACACGAGCGAGTCCATCGACGACCTCATCGCCGAGCGCGTCGACGCCATCGTCGCCGACCGCCTCGACGGCGTGTTTACGCCGAGCCAACCCCAGGACATCAACGTAAACATCGCTCTAGACGGCGAAAACGCCGCATCTACTCGGTCGGAGACGGAGGCGTCACCGACCCCGACCGCCGAGGCGTCCGGCACCGATCCCGGTCGTAAGACGGGCGCGGACACGGGTGAAAACACGCCCGACGACCCGGACCACTCGTGCGCCAAATGCGGCGAAACCGTCTCCGCTGGGCACGTTTACTGCCCGAACTGTGGGGAGAAGGCGTCCCACCGCGTCTTCTGTGACTGCGGGGACGAGCTCCGGTCCGACTGGGGCTTCTGTCCCAGTTGCGGCCGTCGAACCCCCGCTGCCGACGTGCTCGACCAATCCTGA